The Mechercharimyces sp. CAU 1602 genome includes a region encoding these proteins:
- the ung gene encoding uracil-DNA glycosylase, with amino-acid sequence MSDLTTSIPAGWELLTAEVQKSYFQQLSFIVERERQHHTIYPPSNQTFTALKLTPYQEVKVLILGQDPYHNKGQAHGLAFSVPPGQPHPPSLRNIFKEMSADVGTNFPQEGTLVPWAKQGVLLLNTVLTVRAHQAHSHKGIGWENFTDAIIHRLNEKETPVIFVLWGNPARRKRTLINDQRHIIIESAHPSPLSAHRGFFGSQPFTRINDALRASGQQEIEWKL; translated from the coding sequence ATGAGCGACTTAACCACGTCTATTCCGGCTGGGTGGGAGCTTCTTACCGCAGAGGTGCAAAAGTCATACTTTCAGCAGTTAAGCTTCATTGTGGAACGGGAACGTCAGCATCATACGATCTATCCACCCTCCAATCAAACTTTTACTGCTCTTAAGTTGACACCTTATCAAGAGGTAAAGGTATTGATCTTGGGACAAGATCCTTATCACAATAAGGGACAGGCCCACGGACTTGCCTTCTCCGTCCCCCCAGGACAACCTCACCCCCCCTCCCTGCGTAATATCTTTAAAGAGATGAGCGCCGATGTAGGGACGAATTTTCCTCAAGAAGGAACACTCGTCCCCTGGGCAAAACAAGGCGTATTACTTCTTAATACCGTACTCACCGTGCGTGCACACCAAGCTCATTCTCATAAGGGAATAGGATGGGAAAACTTCACTGATGCCATCATCCACAGATTGAATGAGAAAGAGACTCCTGTTATTTTCGTTCTCTGGGGAAACCCAGCACGCAGGAAACGAACTCTCATCAATGATCAGCGACACATCATCATTGAGTCAGCTCATCCCTCACCCCTTTCCGCTCACCGTGGCTTCTTCGGTAGCCAACCATTTACTCGCATCAATGACGCTCTGCGCGCGAGTGGACAGCAAGAGATTGAGTGGAAGTTGTAA
- the rpoE gene encoding DNA-directed RNA polymerase subunit delta codes for MADKKTFGLSKEQIHEASMVELAYLLLKQKGEPMLYQDIYEEVAQIKGMNKEEKAHFISQLYTEITIDGRYICVGRSLWGLKKWYSLDQATDSAVAANVKEDDFANEELEEFEEEPIEENDAIDDDEDAGFHEFDADDEDFEDMDSEDDDLEETS; via the coding sequence ATGGCTGATAAGAAAACATTTGGACTGAGCAAAGAACAAATTCATGAAGCAAGTATGGTAGAGCTCGCATATCTGCTCTTGAAGCAGAAGGGCGAACCGATGCTTTATCAAGATATCTATGAAGAAGTGGCTCAGATCAAAGGAATGAATAAGGAAGAAAAGGCGCACTTTATTTCACAACTATATACAGAGATTACAATTGATGGCCGCTATATATGTGTAGGTAGAAGCTTGTGGGGATTAAAGAAATGGTACTCTCTCGATCAAGCTACCGATTCAGCCGTAGCCGCCAATGTAAAAGAAGACGACTTTGCAAATGAAGAGCTAGAAGAGTTTGAAGAAGAGCCAATCGAAGAAAATGATGCCATCGATGACGATGAAGATGCGGGTTTCCATGAATTTGACGCTGATGACGAGGATTTTGAAGACATGGACAGCGAAGATGATGACCTTGAGGAAACATCTTGA
- a CDS encoding thioesterase family protein, whose product MLTTEIQVRFNECDGLGHVNNAVYYTYMETARMELFSKLDPQMDVKEWRLIVASTSCEYKAQARFSQWLTISTQVERIGNSSFTVIHHIRDRDSGELIAIGKAVLIHFDYKEQRSTPLGERERAILTSLLVDTAQ is encoded by the coding sequence ATGCTCACAACAGAAATTCAAGTAAGATTTAATGAATGCGATGGATTGGGTCATGTTAATAATGCTGTCTACTATACATATATGGAGACCGCCAGAATGGAATTGTTTTCGAAACTAGATCCACAGATGGATGTTAAAGAATGGCGACTCATTGTTGCCTCCACCAGCTGTGAATATAAAGCACAAGCTCGATTTTCTCAATGGCTCACGATTTCCACTCAGGTGGAACGGATCGGCAATAGCAGCTTTACGGTTATCCATCACATCCGTGATCGTGACAGTGGTGAGCTGATCGCTATAGGTAAGGCTGTCCTCATCCATTTCGATTATAAAGAGCAACGCAGCACTCCTTTGGGTGAAAGAGAGAGAGCCATCTTAACCTCACTACTAGTCGATACAGCACAATGA
- a CDS encoding CTP synthase — MTKFIFVTGGVVSSLGKGITAASLGRLLKNRGLSVTIQKFDPYINVDPGTMSPYQHGEVFVTDDGAETDLDLGHYERFIDINLSKYSNVTTGKIYSTVINKERRGDYLGGTVQVIPHITNEIKDRVYRAARETHPDVVITEIGGTVGDIESLPFLEAIRQMKSEVGRNNVMYIHCTLIPMLKAAGELKTKPTQHSVKELRSIGIQPHLIVCRTEYPLSADMRNKIALFCDIDADAVIEARDAETLYEVPLMLQAQKMDQIVIEHLGLACNEANMTEWTALVQKVKNLQQQLTIAIVGKYVALPDAYMSVVEALKHAGIANDSDVEIRWVDSELLTLANVEAELGKVDGILVPGGFGDRGIEGKVTAIQYAREQKVPFLGICLGMQMACIEGARHVAGLQNANSSEFDAETPHPVIDLLPEQKEIEDLGGTMRLGLEPCKLKPDTIAQQAYGNGLVYERHRHRYEFNNAYREQMEQAGYVFSGTSPNGRLVEIVELKDHPWFVGSQFHPEFTSRPNRPQPLFNQFIMASLRLKK, encoded by the coding sequence ATGACTAAATTTATCTTTGTGACAGGTGGCGTGGTTTCTTCTCTAGGAAAAGGGATTACTGCTGCTTCGCTAGGGCGTTTGTTAAAAAATCGGGGGTTATCGGTTACGATACAAAAGTTTGATCCTTATATTAATGTGGATCCTGGGACGATGAGTCCTTATCAACACGGTGAAGTGTTCGTAACGGATGACGGTGCAGAAACAGACTTGGATTTGGGTCATTATGAGCGCTTTATTGACATAAATCTGAGCAAATACAGCAATGTAACTACTGGTAAAATTTACTCAACAGTGATTAATAAAGAACGTCGTGGGGACTATTTGGGTGGAACGGTACAAGTTATTCCGCATATCACTAATGAGATTAAAGATCGTGTCTATCGCGCTGCACGGGAAACACACCCTGATGTGGTTATAACTGAAATTGGGGGGACAGTGGGTGATATTGAAAGTTTACCTTTCCTAGAAGCGATTCGGCAGATGAAAAGCGAAGTTGGACGTAACAATGTTATGTATATACACTGTACGCTCATTCCGATGTTGAAGGCTGCAGGAGAGTTGAAGACGAAGCCGACGCAACATAGTGTGAAGGAATTGCGCAGTATTGGGATTCAACCTCATCTCATCGTTTGTAGGACGGAGTATCCACTGTCGGCAGATATGCGTAACAAGATTGCACTTTTCTGCGATATTGATGCTGATGCTGTGATCGAAGCGAGAGATGCAGAAACGTTGTATGAAGTTCCACTCATGTTGCAGGCACAAAAAATGGATCAGATCGTGATTGAACACCTCGGTCTGGCTTGCAATGAAGCGAATATGACAGAGTGGACAGCTTTAGTCCAAAAAGTAAAAAACCTACAACAGCAATTGACGATTGCCATCGTCGGGAAGTATGTTGCTTTGCCGGATGCGTATATGTCTGTTGTGGAAGCATTAAAGCATGCAGGTATCGCTAATGACTCTGATGTGGAGATTCGCTGGGTAGATTCGGAATTGTTGACGCTAGCGAATGTAGAAGCAGAACTGGGGAAGGTAGATGGCATCCTTGTTCCAGGTGGATTTGGTGATCGCGGAATTGAAGGAAAGGTTACTGCTATTCAGTATGCACGTGAACAGAAGGTTCCTTTTCTTGGGATATGTCTCGGGATGCAAATGGCATGTATTGAAGGAGCACGTCATGTGGCTGGATTGCAGAACGCCAATAGCTCTGAATTTGATGCAGAAACGCCGCATCCAGTTATCGATCTATTGCCAGAACAAAAGGAGATTGAGGACTTGGGGGGCACGATGCGGCTTGGGTTAGAGCCGTGTAAGTTAAAGCCGGACACAATTGCACAACAAGCATACGGGAATGGGCTTGTCTATGAGCGTCACCGCCACCGTTATGAGTTTAATAATGCCTATCGTGAACAGATGGAGCAGGCGGGATATGTATTCTCTGGGACTTCTCCTAATGGCCGCTTAGTTGAGATTGTCGAACTAAAAGATCATCCTTGGTTTGTCGGAAGTCAGTTCCATCCTGAATTTACTTCTCGTCCTAATCGACCCCAGCCGCTATTTAATCAATTTATCATGGCTTCTTTGCGTTTGAAAAAATAA
- a CDS encoding hotdog domain-containing protein: protein MKANLRVRMSQADAHYGGDLVDGARMMALFGDVATELLIRQDGDEGLFVAYDQVTFTAPVFAGDFIEVVGRIEKVGHTSRKMSFTAYKVIAGSRNADEPSRATLLSEPMVVAKASGTCVVPLERQREGK, encoded by the coding sequence GTGAAGGCCAATTTACGTGTTCGTATGAGTCAGGCAGATGCTCACTACGGTGGGGATCTGGTGGATGGGGCTCGCATGATGGCTCTCTTTGGAGATGTGGCGACGGAGTTGTTGATTCGACAAGATGGGGACGAGGGGTTATTTGTCGCCTATGATCAAGTTACTTTTACAGCGCCAGTGTTTGCGGGGGATTTTATCGAAGTAGTTGGGCGGATTGAAAAAGTGGGACATACATCCCGAAAGATGAGTTTTACCGCATATAAGGTGATTGCCGGTAGCAGAAATGCGGATGAACCCTCTCGTGCTACACTCTTATCTGAGCCTATGGTTGTGGCCAAAGCTTCAGGTACATGTGTGGTGCCGTTGGAGAGACAGCGGGAGGGGAAATAA
- a CDS encoding response regulator: protein MRNKKVLIVDDQYGIRILLKEVLSREEFSVFQAENGSAALEIIDEQDPDLILLDMKMPGMDGIEMLRRLRIKRPHTKVIMMTAYGELDLMEEATKLGALAHFTKPFDIDELRLEVVKQLVS from the coding sequence ATGAGAAATAAGAAAGTACTAATTGTAGATGATCAGTACGGTATACGCATATTGTTAAAAGAGGTGCTCTCCAGAGAGGAATTTTCTGTTTTTCAAGCGGAGAATGGAAGTGCAGCGTTGGAGATTATTGATGAACAAGACCCTGATTTGATTTTACTCGATATGAAGATGCCAGGCATGGACGGAATTGAGATGCTGCGAAGATTGCGGATAAAACGTCCGCATACCAAAGTGATCATGATGACGGCATATGGTGAGTTAGATTTAATGGAAGAGGCGACAAAGTTGGGGGCGCTTGCTCATTTTACAAAGCCATTTGATATTGATGAATTACGCTTAGAAGTGGTGAAGCAGCTCGTTTCCTAA